In Erigeron canadensis isolate Cc75 chromosome 1, C_canadensis_v1, whole genome shotgun sequence, a single window of DNA contains:
- the LOC122590783 gene encoding uncharacterized protein LOC122590783, which translates to MRFYFVDNPVYPPREFRKRYRMSKRFFLQITRDLEEKYRYFQQRYDSRGKLGFTGIQKCTAALRQLAYGSTVDSFDENFEMSERVLRESLANFCEGVRSIYGPTFLRRPTSSDIQRLHDVHEQLHGFPGMIGSIDCMHWAWEMCPTAWRGTHTRGDIGQPSMILQVVASTDLWIWNAYFGQQGSNNDINVFESSPILEELISGLAPTDPFYANDIYYKAEYYLSDGIYPEYATFVKSFTDPIDDKRKYFKKKQESAIKDIERAFGVLKKRWKDEDKAFCQDFYEHGPTLYEEYWMQETPMEKRIENSNAVRSRETHNMLLADLVDHVWNCTRADEEEYVPPNVESYFSDDN; encoded by the exons ATGCGTTTTTACTTTGTTGACAACCCGGTTTATCCACCAAGGGAGTTTAGAAAGCGTTACCGTATGAGTAAACGTTTCTTTTTGCAAATAACAAGAGATTTGGAAGAGAAGTATAGGTACTTCCAACAAAGATACGATTCTCGTGGGAAGTTAGGTTTCACCGGGATACAAAAGTGTACTGCGGCGCTTCGCCAACTAGCCTACGGGAGTACCGTCGACTCATTTGACGAAAATTTTGAGATGTCTGAAAGGGTTTTACGAGAGTCACTGGCCAACTTTTGTGAAG GTGTTAGGAGTATATATGGGCCAACCTTTCTACGTAGACCTACTTCTAGCGATATACAGCGGCTTCATGATGTGCATGAGCAGCTACATGGTTTCCCGGGCATgataggtagtattgattgcatGCATTGGGCGTGGGAGATGTGTCCTACCGCATGGCGTGGTACGCATACACGAGGGGATATTGGGCAGCCATCCATGATACTTCAGGTTGTCGCATCGActgatttgtggatttggaaCGCTTATTTTGGGCAGCAAGGTTCAAACAATGACATCAACGTATTTGAGTCCTCGCCCATACTTGAAGAACTTATTTCCGGGTTGGCACCTACAG ATCCTTTTTATGCAAATGACATTTATTACAAAGCCGAATATTATTTGAGTGATGGCATCTATCCAGAGTATGCTACCTTCGTGAAGTCATTTACCGACCCAATTGATGACAAAAGAAAATACTTCAAGAAAAAACAGGAGTCGGCGATAAAGGATATTGAGCGAGCTTTTGGCGTGTTGAAGAAGCGTTGGAAA GATGAAGACAAAGCTTTCTGTCAAGACTTCTACGAGCACGGCCCGACTTTGTACGAGGAAtattggatgcaagaaactccAATGGAGAAGCGGATTGAGAACTCAAATGCGGTTAGAAGCAGGGAAACACATAACATGTTATTGGCTGATTTGGTGGATCATGTATGGAACTGCACGAGGGCGGACGAAGAAGAATACGTGCCGCCTAACGTTGAGTCCTACTTTAGCGATGACAACTAG